From the genome of Vicia villosa cultivar HV-30 ecotype Madison, WI linkage group LG2, Vvil1.0, whole genome shotgun sequence, one region includes:
- the LOC131648730 gene encoding proline-rich receptor-like protein kinase PERK10, with protein MSAPSPPPSISTPPPSSPSLPPTPPPLSSPPPTPTPPKTSPPLSSLPPTPTPPKTSPPPSPPSNPPTSPPSNPSPPPENSPPPSVIASTTPQKLNSNSTTSITSSSTFKFTTKVISSITLNHSVVAAAAAATERIRNRSSGGIGSGAVVAVAVFGGILLLGFIGVAICCLRRRQKKKDSPNDAYVVPSTLPSSSQSDSSFFKIHAASASFVTSGSSSNVEHKPSGPDGGMSYSRNWFSYEELIKATDGFSTLNLLGEGGFGFVYKGCLPDGREIAVKQLKIGGSQGEREFKAEVEIISRIHHRHLVSLVGYCIQDNRKILVYDYVPNNTLHFHLHEKGQPVLQWEKRVKIAAGAARGIAYLHEDCNPRIIHRDIKPSNILLDYNYEARVSDFGLAKLALDTNTHVTTRVMGTFGYVAPEYASSGKLTDRSDVYSFGVVILELITGRMPVDPSQLGDESLVEWARPLLSDALETGEFESLVDPKLGKKYIDTEMFCMIEVAAACVRHSAAKRPHMGQVVRAFESLATSDLTNGMRVGESQAFDSAQSEEIRLFQRMAFGSQNYSSDFFNHSSLHM; from the exons ATGTCAGCACCGTCCCCACCACCTTCCATATCCACTCCTCCGCCTTCTTCACCGTCGCTGCCTCCTACTCCACCTCCGCTATCATCGCCGCCTCCTACTCCAACTCCGCCAAAAACCTCTCCTCCGCTATCATCGCTGCCTCCTACTCCAACTCCGCCAAAAACCTCTCCTCCGCCTTCACCTCCCTCCAATCCACCAACATCACCGCCGTCCAATCCATCTCCTCCACCGGAAAATTCACCACCTCCTTCC GTCATCGCCTCCACCACCCCTCAAAAACTTAACTCAAACTCCACCACCAGCATCACCTCCTCCTCCACCTTCAAATTCACCACCAAGGTTATCTCCTCCATCACCCTCAATCATTCTGTTGTCGCCGCCGCCGCCGCCGCAACAGAACGGATCAGAAACCGAAGCAGTGGTGGAATTGGTTCTGGTGCTGTAGTGGCTGTTGCCGTGTTTGGTGGAATTCTATTGCTTGGCTTCATTGGAGTTGCTATCTGCTGTTTGAGGaggaggcaaaagaaaaaggattCTCCTAATGATGCTTATGTCGTGCCTTCCACTCTTCCCTCCTCATCTCAATCAG ATTCATCCTTTTTTAAGATACATGCTGCCTCTGCTTCTTTTGTAACAAGTGGATCTAGCAGTAATGTTGAACATAAACCATCTGGCCCTGATGGTGGAATGAGCTACTCAAGGAACTGGTTTTCCTATGAAGAACTAATCAAGGCCACAGATGGTTTCTCAACTCTGAATCTTTTGGGAGAGGGTGGTTTTGGTTTTGTATATAAAGGATGTTTACCTGATGGGAGAGAGATAGCAGTGAAGCAGCTCAAAATCGGTGGAAGTCAAGGGGAGAGAGAATTCAAAGCTGAAGTTGAGATAATTAGTCGTATACATCATCGCCATTTGGTTTCTTTAGTTGGATACTGCATTCAAGATAACAGAAAAATACTTGTCTATGACTATGTACCTAACAACACCCTCCATTTTCATCTACATG AAAAAGGTCAACCAGTGCTGCAATGGGAAAAACGTGTTAAAATCGCAGCTGGTGCAGCTCGAGGAATAGCTTATCTCCATGAAGACT GCAATCCTCGGATTATTCACAGAGATATCAAGCCATCTAACATTCTTTTGGATTACAACTATGAAGCTCGT GTCTCAGATTTCGGTCTTGCCAAATTAGCTCTAGATACAAATACACATGTAACAACGCGTGTCATGGGAACTTTTGG GTATGTTGCCCCTGAATATGCGTCAAGTGGAAAACTGACTGACAGATCTGATGTATATTCCTTTGGTGTTGTAATTTTGGAGCTCATTACCGGACGGATGCCCGTAGATCCATCACAACTGGGAGATGAGAGTCTAGTTGAATGG GCTCGGCCTTTATTAAGTGATGCACTTGAAACTGGGGAATTTGAGAGTTTGGTAGATCCAAAGCTAGGAAAGAAGTACATTGATACTGAAATGTTTTGCATGATTGAAGTTGCTGCTGCTTGTGTTCGGCATTCAGCTGCTAAGAGACCTCACATGGGACAG GTTGTTAGAGCTTTTGAAAGCTTAGCAACTTCGGATTTAACAAATGGAATGCGAGTTGGTGAAAGCCAGGCGTTTGACTCTGCACAATCTGAAGAAATAAGATTATTTCAAAGGATGGCATTTGGTAGTCAAAATTATAGCTCGGACTTCTTTAATCACTCTAGCTTGCATATGTAA
- the LOC131648731 gene encoding actin-like, with amino-acid sequence MKILSWNCKGLRSPRALRALQRHIRNENPTLFFLMETHLKDGELQVIKYKIDFEHVFSLECVEYGRERVGGLAILCLCFFSLASFEERFQKESLLSSSAVRPTLVKILLQLLRVLLTTLPREDLSLELYPCCAEDDFAYLKTKDHCPVETHTLPDGQVITIGRERYTVGEALFQPSLLGLEAHGIVEQLVRTISTVTYDNHRQLLENTVVCGGTSSMTG; translated from the exons ATGAAAATCCTAAGTTGGAACTGCAAGGGGTTGAGGAGTCCTCGTGCACTTCGAGCCTTGCAAAGGCATATTCGAAATGAAAATCCCACCCTTTTCTTTCTGATGGAGACACACCTGAAGGATGGGGAGCTGCAGGTAATTAagtataaaattgattttgagcatgTTTTCTCTCTTGAGTGTGTTGAGTATGGAAGAGAAAGGGTGGGTGGTCTAGCAATTTTGTG TTTATGTTTTTTCTCTCTAGCAA GTTTTGAAGAGAGATTTCAGAAGGAATCTTTGCTAAGTTCATCTGCTGTTCGACCGACCTTGGTTAAG ATATTGCTCCAGTTATTGAGGGTGCTGTTAACCACATTGCCTCGAGAAGATTTGAGTTTGGAG CTATACCCATGTTGTGCTGAAGATGACTTTGCTTATCTGAAGACCAAAGATCATTGTCCTGTGGAGACACATACCCTTCCTGATGGACAG GTGATAACAATTGGAAGAGAAAGATATACAGTTGGTGAAGCTTTATTCCAGCCAAGTCTATTGGGTTTAGAGGCTCATGGCATTGTAGAGCAGCTTGTCCGTACTATTTCAACAGTGACATATGATAATCATCGGCAACTTCTGGAAAATACTGTGGTTTGTGGTGGCACTTCTTCTATGACTG GTTAA